The following are from one region of the Streptomyces fradiae genome:
- a CDS encoding IclR family transcriptional regulator, whose amino-acid sequence MEDSDTVLGKALAILRAFGPADSVLPLAELVRRTGLAKGSVHRVAGDLVHHRLLDKTEHGYRLSGGLFELGMRAAAERTLLEMAMPFLQDLYERTHETVHLGVREGHEVVYVAKIGGHRQARTPSRTGGRMPLHCTAIGKVLLAHAGEEERTAVLTGPLERRTPHTVIAPGLLRRQLDKAVETGVAYEREESTPGLLCVAAPVLAPDGRTAVAAVSVTGPVGRFRPESHANAVRAAATALGSTLARRRP is encoded by the coding sequence ATGGAGGACAGCGACACCGTCCTGGGCAAGGCACTGGCGATCCTGCGGGCGTTCGGCCCGGCCGACTCCGTGCTGCCGCTGGCCGAACTGGTGCGGCGTACGGGTCTGGCCAAGGGCAGCGTCCATCGCGTGGCCGGGGATCTCGTGCACCACCGGCTGCTCGACAAGACCGAGCACGGCTACCGGCTCTCCGGCGGTCTCTTCGAGCTCGGCATGCGCGCCGCCGCCGAACGGACCCTGCTCGAAATGGCGATGCCGTTCCTCCAGGATCTCTACGAGCGGACCCACGAGACGGTGCACCTCGGGGTGCGCGAGGGACACGAGGTCGTCTATGTCGCCAAGATCGGCGGCCACCGGCAGGCCAGGACGCCGTCCCGCACCGGCGGGCGGATGCCGCTGCACTGCACGGCCATCGGCAAGGTGCTGCTCGCCCATGCCGGGGAGGAGGAGCGGACCGCCGTCCTGACCGGCCCGCTCGAACGGCGTACCCCGCACACCGTGATCGCCCCGGGGCTGCTGCGCCGGCAGCTCGACAAGGCCGTCGAGACCGGGGTCGCCTACGAGCGCGAGGAGTCGACGCCCGGGCTGCTCTGCGTCGCCGCTCCGGTCCTGGCCCCCGACGGGCGGACGGCGGTCGCCGCCGTCAGCGTGACCGGCCCGGTCGGGCGCTTCCGCCCCGAGTCGCACGCCAACGCCGTACGCGCCGCGGCCACGGCCCTGGGCTCCACGCTGGCCCGCCGGCGGCCCTGA